The DNA segment tacagagatccgtagtttcctaggtttggcgggttattatcaccagttcgtggaagggttttcatccatagcagccccattgactagattgactcagaagggtgccccattcagatggtcggatgagtgtgagttgagcttttagaagctcaagactgctttgactacgacaccagtgttggtgttgcccacaggttcgagatcctacacggtgtattgtgatgcatctcgtattgggctcggtgcagtattgatgcaggagggcaagGGGATTGCGTACGTGTCgtgacagttgaaggttcatgagaagaattaccatgttcacgacttagagttggtagccattgttcatgcgctaatgatttggaggcactatataGAGgtgtgaaaataaaattttatttctgagtgtggtctcgtccaatttcacacctcaattcaaggttatgaaaacggtcgatgcaataataatacccaacaagagtcgagGTTGAATTCCGCAGGGAACTATAGAtgggagttagtagtatatatcgtAGCGTGAAAGTTTGAATATCTAAGTTTATTCTTCCACAAAATGGGGTTGTTTTAAACTCTAATTTAAAACTACAATTGCAAGTTAGGAAATAAAACTAAGAGattgtttttattgtttttcaaatgttGTAAAAACcgtagggctatgaccttcacctaggtgtttccctaatgggatataaaccttaatgcttgtgttattgatcggggtgtattatagctatcaacactcaattacccactcaatacctctcggtcagaaagtgattttacccaatttggTTTTCTTAAGTTCAAATGTGTATtgaacaaaacggttgataaaagctcaagtcgggttattactatctttaggttgaaccctttaattgggattatcaatctctcgattaacccaatttcttgttaaccaagttttcctaaactaagtctatctttctcaagtagagaccaagtcaaataggcatgaactgatgtttgcaaccattaattctacaaacAAAAGCAAGAACatggctaaataataaatacccaaccctaaacaagcattaaatcaaatacccattaagtttatacactagggttgggtcacaaaccctagtaaaaatctagctactcatgcttgaaatgaaagaaatagaagaagaaataataattaaactcatattgcaagatcaaaatgataaaatctaagttaaaatagctcaaaatatgaaaaactactaaaaagagtaaaaggaaaCGGCTACTGTAGCAgttgatgtcaaaagttgacctaaaaatgtgaaactcgtctatttatacagggctggaaatttcagacaaaaatgcccttagggaggttctgcggctgcacaattccatgtgcggtccgcacttgtcTTCAATTTGTTAGGATTGGaagtctgcggccgcataattctaatATGCGGCTGCAATGCactctttctgcggtccgcacttttacaTGTGCGGGCTTACCTTGctcttatgcggtccgcacttttacaTTTGCGGCCGCATAGctcttcttctgcggccgcacaattattttACGGTCTGCACTTCTGGGGGACTTGGAATGCACCTTCTCCAAACTTTACTCTGGCTTAGCTTTTAGCGACCGCATAATTCATGTGCGGATCGCACTTTTCACCAAACTTTGATGGCTTTTCCTTCATaacctgcggccgcagatgatattctgcggCCCGCACTTTTGAGCTTCTGTGCTTTTTATGtccttgagtttagattactcaaacatttttgagttggattttatCTCAGAAGTTCATcctccaatattcctgcaattaagcatattttattagtttttgggaacacaattaaacatttTTGGAttaaaacaaaagttaaaaggcgctaataagtagtcaaaatccccacttattaacggatcatcggagtctacagtatttgttcaaataaaaagatctcaatttgaggcgaaggaggtggttggagctgttcaaagactatgatatcactattttataccatctcgggaaggccaatgtggttgtcgatgccttgagtagaaaagcagtgagtatgggtagccttgcatacaTCCCAAATGGTGAGAGACTGCATACAGCAGATGTTcgggctttggccaatcagttcgtgaggttagatgtttcagaacccagtcgtgTGCTAgattgcacagtcgctcggtcttccttgtatgagcgcatcagagagcgccagtatgatgatccccatttgcttgtccttaaggacacggtgcatcACGATGATGTCAAGCatgttactgttggagatgatggggttttgaggatacagggtcgtatttgtgtacccaatgtggacgggcttcgtgagttgattcttgaggaggcccacagttcccagtattttattcatccgagtgactccaagatgtatcaggacttacaGCAGCATTATCtgtggaggatgaagaaggatatagttgcatatgtagctcggtgtctaaattgtcagcaagtaaagtacgtgcattagaggcctggtggtttgcttcaaaggttagagattcctgagtggaagtgggagtgtatcactatggattttgttgttggactcccacagactcagaagaagtttgatgcagtgtgaATCGttatggacaggctgaccaaatcagcacatttcattccagtggcagttacctattcttcagagcggttagctgagatctacatccgcgagatcgtccgtcttcattGTGTGCCCGTGTACATCATttatgatcgaggtacgcagttcacctcgcacttctggagggccgtacagtgtgagttaggaATGCAagttgagttaagtacatcatttcatccccagacggacggacatttcgagcgcactattcagatattggaggatatgcttcacaCTTGAGTTATGGATttggggggttcttgggatcagtttttgccgcttgtggagtttgcctacaacaacaactaccagtctagcattcagatggctccctatgaggcattgtatgggaggtggtgtcgttcgccagttggatagttcgagccgggggaggctcggctgttgggtacagatttagtacaggattccttggataaggtcaagattattcggGATCGACTTCACACCGCTCAGTCTAGCCAGAAGAGTTCCTATCGTAATTTgagactcgggcgtatgccctaAATCGAATACGGAAATCCCTAACTTGAATTAACGCAATTTGTTAAGaactagaaatctaaaggtttaaagaatttctaagtttgaccgtaagttgactttgTTACTACTAGGTTAGAATTTCGATTTTGAAACTTGGTATAAGTCCATTactgtatttatgacttgtccgTAAAATTTTGTGTAAAACGGAGttaatttgatatgattcggacgttcggttgaaaaattaaaagttcttaagtttctttgaaattttcattagttttggtATTCGATTCATAGTTCTACGTGTTATTTTGGTTGGTTtagaggcttgttcgaaaggcacgGTCATGGTTGAACTTTGAgttgattgcggagtgaggtaagtagtGGGTCTAATCTTGATTTGAGAGAATTATgaacccttgagctatgtgctatgtgaattacatgtgtagcggcgtatatgcgaggtgacgagtgtatatacgccgccAAATTACTTGTTTCCATGACTTAACCGTTACATTACTTTTTCCCTATCTTCgttgctttttatttttttcgttaATTAATACTATGTCTTGTcttcatgccttaattgctacatgcttatttgacttccaTGCCATAATTTCTACTTGCCATTTAGCATTTCTTGTATTAAAATGTCCATCCCCTCCCCGATTCCATACTTATTACTACTTGTCTCGATTTGTTTCCCTCATATATCTAAATTGTCTTATGCCTTGTTGCCTTATAGTTTCGTATTGATTATTGCCTTCATTGAAGTAGTTTCATTTGTGCATATTATTAAAAGTAGATATCGTTGAGTTGGTAAAGTTGAGACACCCGAGTAGTTTGAGCCTCTTGATTATCATGTTATTCTCCATTGCTCGTACAGTTATTCTCTTGATGTATGATTTCTTATAAATCTTAGTCATTGAGTTACTATTATTAATTGACATTGcttggggagcgggttgcacgccgcaacggaaattgaaAATAAATGAATTGAAAAGGGTGGAATAAGGATGGACTATGATATTGACAGATAACTTTATGGAGGGGTGGGGTTGCGTACCGCAAcggatttatttaaagtttatattgtgggatcgggttgcacaccgcaacatattGATAAAAGTTATATTTGTCGTGATTGTTGAATTGGCATCGGTTGTTGAGATGAGTTATATGACTGGTTATTTGGGAATCGCTACTAGTTGATTTGAGTTTTGTTGATATTAGTTACCTGCTTTACTTCTATTCCTGTCTTTCtgttgtcattattattattgcatacaggttaatgtaagtgacccgccttatcctcgtcattacttcgacgaggttagactcggcacttatagagtacatagggttggttttactcatactacactctgcacttcttgtgcagatatcaGAGTTAGTACCAGCGGCGTACCATAAACTTGCTCGGAtccagctactcagaggagacttgaggtatagttgcataATGTccgcagctctgaagtccccttctacttcttTTAGCTGTTCATTTGATTCAGACAGTTACGTTTAtttcagaccattatttgtagtaTCTTAAACGCTCAtgtactcgtgacaccagatccgGGGAGTTGAATTGTGTCACTTATTAGCTTATTTGTCTTGTTTCAGACTATTCAATTTCTTTATTGTCATCGTATTTGAATTTTgttaaaaatagttaataaatacatctaacgttggcttgcctagcaggtgaaatgttaggcgttatcacggtcccgaagatgagaatttcgggtcgtgacaatacctagttcaaataaggaataatttaatatagaaaatataaTTGATTTGAGATTCTTAAATATTAGGAAGATAacttaaatgactattttgtataatgtaaatatacattttaaagagtaaaaaaaataaaCGATATTTTGTTAAGAGCTTTCGTGAAATTATAGTATGTATTTTACCATATAATCCTTAATAATGATAGCATTTTAAAAagtcttaaaaaataattttgaaaatgagtaattaatgataggggtaaaacaagaaaaaaaaaataatctttttttaatttaatataatgaacaaataaaaataaaaaatatatttttaatatagtgaataaataaaagtgaacgtAGAGAGCTATAAAAAGCCCTAATATAATTGGTAAAAGAGAAGTGGCGAATTGGATAAGAAAAGGGTCCTGATAATTGGGGAGTTGGACCCACCAAAAGGTAAAAGACATAAAGTTTACGTTACTCGAGGTGTTTGTGGGTTTTGAGAACGATGGCTTTGGGCCTACTTCCCCCAGTAGGGTACTGGGCAGTCCGTGAACCATCCACCACCCAGGCCCTGTCAATCTTTTTGCTCCTTACTTTATTTGAACCTTACTACTTCACTAACTCCCTTGGGATAATAATTGGATTACCTCATCCTTCTTTCCATCCCCTACCATATTTGGACTTTTATTATTTTCTGAATTTCAGTTATAGACGATGAAAAGAATTGTATTTCCTCCATTTCGTTTTAACGCATTATCTCTCTTTGAATTTAACTTTACGTACAAAAAGTTTTATGCGCAAACTATCCCCTAAAAGTTAATTATTGACATTTTTCTACCGTAAGCATGAATTACTAGTCCACAAAATAGTAAATAACTGTTAAAAAGTTAAGGTCAACAGGTAACAATAACAAAGATGAAAGCAAGAAatgaagagagataaggaaggattttttttttatttctttcaagtgTATTCAAGTACGTATAATATAATTCTCAATATCTCTATTCATAAAATCATACGAGGAACACCAAATTGTATCATGAACATGGCTTTAACCATTGGAATCATAACGGAAGATTTACGGAGGTGTAAAAATTACTAACATAACGGCGAGAAGCAAGAGGAAAGAGGCAGACAATAACATACAACAATAAATATAATGATACTGATAATGTAAAATTTTTTGCACAATCAACACACATAAGCAAGACTCATAAGAAAAGAAATGTGTAAATCGATTCGTTCAATACTCTCtcttataaatttaattttaaaaggtgTTCGAATTAACTTAGAAGCTGGTCAAATCTACTTAGAAGTATATATTTTAGCTTGTTTTGGTGTTTCGCGAATTCTGAAAATTGCTTAGAATTTTGCAGCTTAAAAACTTTTTAAGTTTGATCAAGTAATTTACCTTATTATCCCTTGCAttctttgattaaaaccaaaatatCCTCTGTCAATAATTAATACCCAAAGTCAGTTTTCTTCCTTCGTCAATCTTTAATTGCCTATGAAAGCTGCCACTCTTCACAACACCTTTCTATCCCCGGTCTTGCAAATCATCCTTTGCAGGGTTGCATATGTCTCCAATTTGCACCTCATTATactaaaatcagatttttcatactttattctttttttcttattccaTTAGCACACGTAAATTTGGAACAATCATTGACAGAAAAGTTTAAATATAAACTGCTTAATACGTTGAGAAAATTGTGAtatcatattttaaaatattgtacCGTATAATGATAAgataaggaattttttttttaaaataatttgtatctgaattgattttaattaaaaacaTAGCAagaataagttttttttttattaacaacttcAAGAATATTTAAATTTTCTACTTTGTCCTTAATGAAAtaagagaaattttcagaaaccactatatTTTAGTGATTATTAGCTTGCTATAGCTACCATTTACTAAATTACTTCCTATAACTATGTTTTCAGTTGTTATAGATTGTATTCGATGTATTtttgttactgtattcatgaatacagtagcaaaactcGACGGAAAACAGGGGAGTCCAGCTAAGTAGAGAAAGTATTCGACTATATTCGCGAGCTATATTCGTGAATACAGTAACgaaatttgcaaaaaaaaaaaagaaaaggtattCAGCTGTTTAAAAAcggtaagtgaatcaattaacgcgatcgactcctaatataacttaacaaactcaattataacacacaaaaattgtaATTCCAGTTAtagaaaagattctcaaccgaaaaacaccCCCAAAACAGGGCAATCTTCAGAGATTCAATCCATCATTTCTTTTTTTAGTGGTATCTTTACAAATAGATTTATATattgaaattatataattacattgaatatagttaaatacataaaaatacattgaatacatgaAGTATAGCAGCTCATCTATAGTGCAAAAACATGTGAATACATATTGAagatacatttgaatacatatatacatctgaatacataaattatattaattaaaaaatatatgaatacattcatggaatacagcgagacggtgaatacaatgaaatacatggaatataacgagatacattgaaatacaattgaaaaaaagatagtgaatacgatgaaatacatggaatacagcgagatacattgaaatacaatgaaaaaaaaaggtaacagactcttcaagtttctcagccccaaactccgtcccCAATCCACCGATATCCAGGTCGCCACCATGTGGGACGTCGCCGCGGGTACCGGCACACTCGGAGTCGTCCAGGTAGTGAATCTCTCATTTAtgctttgaaaattttgagatcTGCACTTTTGGGGCCTTTATCATCCTTGGAAGGATCAATGGCTTCCCTTATAGCAAATCCTGTATTTGGACTTCATGAGGGAATAAATGGCTTCAATGGTATAAATTATGCCAACGCTGCATCGCCAATGGGGCTTGATCTCGACAATGGTCTGTCAAGTCCTCCACCAGTAATTTTCACAAGCTTGGCTAAAAATTTGAGAGAGATAATGGAGATGATTCAGTGGAGAATCGTTGATAGAGAGAATAGGGAAGAGAATGGCGCTGTGACAGAGAGAaattggagagagagagagagatcatgGAGAGAGAAGTTTACTTCCTATACGGTAATTTtgtgagagaaaaaaaagaaagaaggagaaagaaaaataatacacaGCATATTTAATGGCTTAAAGATAGGAAGTggccataaatagatattttgctataaaaattaaaagataGTTATAGGAgataatattttaaaagggtatttatttataaTGAATGaggtatcaacctttgctataggaggtaaattTTTCATGAAATAATTACAACCACATTAAATATCTACGGTTTATTTTAGATCACAAAATTCAAAGGTTTTATTTCATTCTTAAATATAATACTGAGTCAAACACCACTACATACATTAAGAGTACTTAAATTTAGCTAAGCCAAATACTCTACccatctcaaattatttgtcattttagaagttcaagactaaatattttttttttattttacccttaatatttattattttttaagactACAATATCTCAATTAAGAGTAAATATTAAATGAAGAAAGATTATATCTTAGGATACAAATAAGGGTAAAACagtaaatttttttttcatatttaatattttcttaagggATGTGTAAAAGAAAAATACGACATATAATTTGAGACAAAGGGAGTAGACTCTTGTGCTAAAAGTCAATTATTGACAATTGTTTACAACGAGCATGGACTATAGTAGCAtatgaaatatagtgaaatataGTGAATGACATATTACAAGTCGTAAATTACACACACAAAATACGGGGcgtaacatatatatatatatatatatatatatatatatatatatatatatatatatatatatatatatatatatatatctcaaaaGATATTATCACTTTTTAATATCTAAAAACTATGTTATGAGTGACATGAAATATTTAGGACCAtgatgtttaccctaaaattggataacaattaaatttgtatgcgaTTTTAAAGATACATGgtttgattcaacacaaataattaagAACATTAGATAAATGTATTAAAGACAAAATAACCGATCAAACCAATTGTAATGTTATGGCCAAGCCTGAACTAAGATTGAACAGTGATCTCGTCCTCGATCGGACTCTCGGTTCGAGCCAAGTCGTGAATGAAGAACAGGACAAGTGAACAAGAACTTTATCAGTATCTAAAAGATAGAAAATAAACTTGAATTGCTTTGGTTCGCGTGCTACGGTATGTGctacaaaagaaaattttccccTTCATATAGTAGGATAGTTTCATCTCTAGTATAAGTCtacaaaaaggtaaaaatcttcctttctCGTTAATTACGGATCCATAACCGATATCGAGCGAGATCCGCGAGGTGATATCCGATTAGCTGCCAATATCACGGCCCTCTATCCGTCGTGTATTGCCGTTTACCatattttttgaggtcttagaactcATTCTTGGCCCGGGATGCGTCACTTTACCACATCCGATGATGAGCACATCGTTCACTTTTCCTGGATCTCGATACGAGGGGTTTCCAACCTCGATTACAATCTCGTGCATCCGTGCCTTTCTTCCGTTTTCTCACCGAAAAATCGGGATAGATATTTACCCCCGATTTTACCCATACACACATGATATATTATGTTACGTTTAGTATTGCTAATTTGCTATACATAATAATATGTCAATTTTAATTTCTGAAATTTCGTCTTCAATTAGACACTaatatttatttttcacaaaAGAAATGGAAAAGTAAAAAAGGTCGGTAAAGATTGTACACATAATCTCCCAATGTACCACAGTTGTACACCCACGCCCTTAAAATTGGCATCTACTGACAAAGAATTCACTGCTCATGCACTCATCTCCTCAGCAAATAGACTCAATTGCCGACCCCATTTATAGATAGATTGCAGATTTCTAGAGCTAGTGAAGAGCAGTTGCAGCGGTTTAGCCGAGTAGGACTGAGTGCAGTGACTGATCAGTTTTCAATCCTAAAAAGAAAACCCACCACGAATAAACTGCCACATTTTATAAAGCCAGACGTTTTCATCTAAACCACTGATTTTCACGCACACGCGTCTCCACTGATTGACCTTTTtcatattctttctttttcttcataaTTTTTTCTCACAATATTCTGTAATACTCCTTGGGTTGTTTCAAGAAACTGAAACAAGAGTAAAGGGTGGATAAAGGGGGAAAAAAGAGCCTAAAGTGTAGTGGGTTGTGAAAAAGGACAAAAACCCACTACGAGGTAGAGAGTTAAAAAAGTACTACTAATAGGAGCACTAGAACAGTGAATCAGACTTTCTagacttttattttatttttggggggtattatttaatttttctttttgttgaatAACTGCTGATATATATGTTGGTCTTTGTCTGCATGTAAGGCTTTGGGTCTTTATGATGCAAAGAAATCGTTTTGCTGAAATAATACAGTGTGAGGATTCACAAAGAAACAAAAGAGGGGAAAAAGCAAAGTGAGAGAAAAAGATGACCAAAGACCTCTATAGGCCTTTGTGTgattattttttttgttgcttGTGTAAATGTTTGGTCTTGATGATGACTATTGAGGTTTCATGTCGGTTCTCAGATATGAGGGATTCTTGCTGAAAAAaaattgccttttttttttttttttaatctttctcttcttctttggatCCTTACTTTATGGTAGAGTTGTAAGTTTCCAAGACAAAGAAAACAGTTTCTGGGGTTGGTTAAAAATTGAATCTTGAGCTTTAGAGTTTATGTTAATGGTGGATTCAAGCTGAAACTAATCAAGGTGTGTATTCTTTGTTGAAAATAAAGTTTGACTTGTTTCTTGATGATCTTGAAGTGTAAAGTTTGAAACTTTGCTTTGATTTTGGTGCAGGAAAAAAAAAGATCTTTGTGCTAAAGAAAAGTTCAAGAATATCCAATAACAAAGTTATAATGGCAGATTATGGTTCTTTACCATCTCCAACAGATAACTGTAGAAAGACCTCTTCCTCTTTTTTTGGTTCACCAAGGTTGTTCACTGGTTTTGCTACAAAGGGCTTTCCTGATACTGAGTCTATTATGAGTCCTACTTCAATACTTGATAGTAGTAAACCTATCTCTGCTTTTAGAAACCCTTGTTGGTCTGATTCTAACTCACACACTCCAAGATCCCCTAAACCAGATAGTAGAGTTCATTGGGAGAAGCTTGACTCAAAAGGGGTTGGTCTTGGCCTTGTTGATGCTCTCATTGATGAAAAATCTGATTCCAAAGAATTGAATCCTGTGAGCAGAATGGTTGTCTTTGGCTCACAATTGAAGATTCAGATCCCTACAACATTGCCTCCCTTTTCTAGTTCCCTTACTGATTCACCACCTTCTCCTGGTGATTTTGGTATAAAGACTAGAAATTCCCAGTTGGGTTCTTTTTCCCCATCTCCTATGAAGAAATCTCCATTTGGGTCCTCAAATTCTAACATGGACATCCCAAATTCACCAGGGGCATTCAGTAGTCTCTCTGCCGCTGAGATGGAGCTTTCTGAGGACTACACTTGTGTCATTTCATATGGTCCAAATCCACGAACCACTCACATATTTGATGATTGCATTGTTGAGAGCTGTTGTGGTGTTGTTAAGTACTCTGcttcaagaaaagaaaatgagCATTTTCCCAGTCTGCCAATGAGCTATCCCTATCCCTATCCCTCTGGGAGCTTTCTCAGCTTCTGTCACTCTTGCAAGAAAAATCTTGGATTAGGGAAAGACATTTACATGTACAGGTAACCCaaattttctattttaaaatttcaaacttgcCTATAAGCTATGCTCATATTTTGATCGGTTTATGAGTTTATTAATCTGGTCATGAGGGTGAGATTTTTCCCTTTTCATGATTTAATTGTTATTCGAGACTTGTTTTAGTACTGTTTCTTGGGCATGGTAATCTTGACACATCCTTACAAATTTCTTGTAGCATTTAGAGTTTCTCCAAAGGTTCTGTATTCTGTAAAAGAGCATTTAAAATAGGAGACTATTTTAAAGTATCTTATATGTTTAAGTTTAATGGTTTATTTTAAAGTACTTGATAATTTCAGTTTATAAGTTTATTAATCTGGCATGACTCATGAGGGTGagatttttgcttttctttttcacGACTTAATTGTTGTTTGATACACCTTTTTAGAACAGTTTGCTCTAGGACAAGGTAATCTGGACATTCTCTTTGCAAATTTCTACTAGCATTGAGAATTTCTATAGGGCTCTGTACAATATTATCAGAGACTAAATCTAAAAGTTACCGTAGATGTTAAAGTTTCACACCTTGTTCTGCAATCTTATATTTAGTACCTTAAAGATTAGTAATACATCGattaaaacttttgaaattttcCTTTTTGTAAGAACAATATGTGATGCATTATGTCCTGAGTTGTATTTTTGTACTGTGTTCTTTTTAGAGGTGAGAAGGCATTTTGTAGCAGTGATTGCAGATACAAAGAAATGATGTTGGAAGAGGGAATGGATAAACCAGAGACCGATGATGTATATGGTATTATTTCCTGATAGTAACTGAGTCACTCAAGGCTGATGGCAA comes from the Nicotiana tabacum cultivar K326 chromosome 14, ASM71507v2, whole genome shotgun sequence genome and includes:
- the LOC107797185 gene encoding FCS-Like Zinc finger 8; the protein is MADYGSLPSPTDNCRKTSSSFFGSPRLFTGFATKGFPDTESIMSPTSILDSSKPISAFRNPCWSDSNSHTPRSPKPDSRVHWEKLDSKGVGLGLVDALIDEKSDSKELNPVSRMVVFGSQLKIQIPTTLPPFSSSLTDSPPSPGDFGIKTRNSQLGSFSPSPMKKSPFGSSNSNMDIPNSPGAFSSLSAAEMELSEDYTCVISYGPNPRTTHIFDDCIVESCCGVVKYSASRKENEHFPSLPMSYPYPYPSGSFLSFCHSCKKNLGLGKDIYMYRGEKAFCSSDCRYKEMMLEEGMDKPETDDVYGIIS